Proteins found in one Cetobacterium somerae genomic segment:
- a CDS encoding YhdT family protein, protein MKNNIKQINKEAIITCLLYLFYFCWWYYFAYIYKSDTNEFILGLPSWFFYSCVLGLVVINILVFVAVKCFFKDINLD, encoded by the coding sequence ATGAAAAATAATATTAAACAAATCAATAAAGAAGCAATTATTACTTGTTTACTATATCTTTTTTACTTTTGTTGGTGGTACTATTTTGCATATATTTATAAATCAGATACCAATGAATTTATTTTAGGACTACCTAGTTGGTTTTTTTATTCTTGTGTTTTAGGATTAGTTGTTATAAATATATTAGTTTTTGTAGCTGTTAAATGCTTTTTTAAAGATATCAATTTAGATTAG
- the panF gene encoding sodium/pantothenate symporter: protein MLILLPIILYLFLMLGVAWKVNKIKNNNNVDFMEEYFIGSRNMGGFVLAMTIIATYIGASSFIGGPGVAYKLGLGWVLLACIQTPTAFLTLGILGKRLAIISRKIGGLTITDLLRARYKNDIVVILGSVIMLVFFIGTVVANFVGGARLFESVTGLPYIVGLVIFSFVIITYTTIGGFRAVALTDAIQGGVMLIASGILFFTLLKNGGGMENIMRTIEQTNPALLTPDSGGAIAKPFILSFWMLVGVAILGLPATSVRCMGFKDSKSMHNAMIIGTSVVGILMLVMHLIGVMGVAILPGITIGDKIIPTLAISKLHPILAGVFIGGPLAAIMSTVDSFLILSSATIVKDLYINYINPNPGDKKIKKLSLFTSLFIGVIVFLLSLDPPELLVWINLFALAGQEAAFFCPIIMGLYWKRANALGAISSMIFGVASYIYFSVFKISFSGLHQIVPVIAMSLLVFILGSFLGEKPDEETIDTFFNL from the coding sequence ATGCTTATACTTTTACCAATTATTTTATATCTTTTTTTAATGTTAGGTGTAGCTTGGAAAGTTAATAAAATTAAAAATAATAACAACGTTGATTTTATGGAAGAATACTTTATTGGAAGCAGAAATATGGGTGGATTTGTTCTTGCTATGACAATTATTGCTACTTATATTGGTGCTAGTTCATTTATAGGGGGACCTGGAGTTGCTTATAAATTGGGACTTGGTTGGGTTTTACTTGCATGTATTCAAACACCTACTGCTTTTTTAACCTTAGGAATTTTAGGAAAGCGTTTAGCTATAATATCACGTAAAATTGGTGGCCTTACTATCACTGATTTACTTAGAGCAAGGTATAAAAACGATATTGTTGTTATTCTAGGATCTGTTATTATGTTAGTTTTCTTTATTGGAACTGTTGTTGCAAACTTTGTTGGTGGAGCAAGACTTTTTGAAAGTGTTACTGGTCTTCCTTATATTGTTGGATTAGTTATTTTTTCCTTTGTCATAATTACTTATACAACTATTGGTGGATTTAGAGCTGTTGCTTTAACAGATGCTATTCAAGGTGGGGTTATGTTAATTGCTTCAGGTATTTTATTTTTCACTCTTTTAAAAAATGGTGGTGGAATGGAAAATATTATGAGAACAATTGAACAAACAAATCCTGCTCTTTTGACACCAGATTCTGGTGGAGCAATTGCTAAACCTTTTATTCTTTCTTTCTGGATGCTCGTAGGAGTCGCTATTCTTGGTCTTCCTGCTACATCTGTTAGATGTATGGGATTTAAAGATAGTAAATCAATGCACAATGCTATGATTATTGGAACATCTGTTGTTGGAATTTTAATGCTTGTTATGCATTTAATTGGAGTTATGGGAGTTGCTATTCTTCCTGGAATAACTATTGGTGATAAAATAATTCCAACCTTAGCAATTTCAAAATTACATCCTATTTTAGCTGGTGTATTTATAGGTGGGCCTCTTGCTGCTATTATGTCTACCGTTGATTCATTTTTAATTTTATCATCTGCAACTATTGTCAAAGATTTATATATTAACTATATTAATCCAAATCCTGGAGATAAAAAAATTAAAAAGCTTTCACTATTTACTTCATTATTTATAGGAGTAATTGTTTTCCTTTTATCTCTTGATCCACCTGAACTTTTAGTTTGGATAAATCTTTTTGCTCTAGCAGGTCAAGAAGCGGCATTTTTCTGTCCTATTATTATGGGATTATATTGGAAGAGAGCTAACGCTCTTGGTGCTATATCTTCTATGATTTTTGGTGTAGCTTCATACATATATTTTTCTGTTTTTAAAATTAGCTTTTCTGGTCTTCATCAAATTGTTCCAGTTATTGCTATGAGTTTATTAGTCTTCATTTTAGGTTCTTTCTTAGGTGAAAAACCTGATGAGGAAACTATTGATACCTTCTTCAATCTTTAA
- a CDS encoding FprA family A-type flavoprotein, giving the protein MHYHAPITEKVFWIGTNDRKTERFENYLPLPQGVAYNSYLINDEKTCIIDTVDFSTAGLFIEKINGILKGKALDFIIVNHMEPDHSGSLGEVMAHFPEAKLIGNVITLKMIKAFIPDFDEAKFICIKEGDQLSLGHHTLTFAMVPMVHWPESMVTYDMTDKILFSNDAFGSFGTLDGGIFDDEINFSFYEDEMRRYYSNIVGKYGPQVLNAINKLGGLEIKYICPSHGILWRKDISVVINHFANWASFTPEEEGVVIVYGTLYGTTAKMANVIARELAWNGIKNIKIYDASKTDHSYIISDIWKYKGLIIGSAAHNNDVYPVLQGLLHKLKNYGLKNRYLGIFGNMLWSGGGVRGIQAFADALPGLEVIADAVEAKGEPTPEDQRKLENIAKAMAEKLKSERQ; this is encoded by the coding sequence ATGCATTATCATGCGCCTATTACAGAAAAAGTTTTCTGGATTGGAACTAACGATAGAAAAACTGAAAGATTTGAAAATTATTTGCCATTACCGCAAGGTGTTGCCTATAACTCATATTTAATAAACGATGAAAAGACTTGTATCATTGATACAGTTGACTTCTCAACAGCTGGATTATTTATTGAAAAAATCAATGGAATTTTAAAAGGAAAAGCTCTAGACTTTATTATAGTTAATCATATGGAACCTGATCACTCTGGCTCTTTAGGAGAAGTTATGGCTCATTTCCCTGAGGCAAAACTTATCGGTAACGTAATAACACTAAAAATGATTAAAGCTTTTATACCTGATTTTGATGAAGCTAAATTTATTTGTATCAAAGAAGGAGATCAATTAAGTTTAGGACATCACACTTTAACTTTTGCTATGGTTCCTATGGTTCACTGGCCTGAATCAATGGTTACATACGATATGACTGATAAAATTTTATTCTCGAATGATGCTTTTGGAAGTTTTGGAACTTTAGACGGAGGAATTTTTGATGATGAAATCAATTTCTCTTTCTATGAAGATGAAATGAGAAGATACTATTCTAATATCGTTGGAAAATACGGACCTCAAGTTTTAAATGCTATTAATAAATTAGGTGGACTTGAAATAAAATATATCTGTCCTTCTCACGGAATTTTATGGAGAAAAGATATATCTGTAGTTATTAATCACTTTGCTAATTGGGCAAGTTTTACTCCTGAAGAAGAAGGCGTTGTTATCGTTTACGGTACACTATATGGAACAACTGCAAAAATGGCAAATGTTATTGCTAGAGAACTTGCTTGGAATGGAATTAAAAATATAAAAATATATGATGCTTCAAAAACTGATCACTCTTATATTATTAGCGATATTTGGAAATACAAAGGGCTTATTATTGGATCTGCAGCTCATAACAATGATGTTTATCCTGTTTTACAAGGACTTTTACATAAATTAAAAAATTACGGTTTAAAAAATAGATATCTTGGAATTTTTGGAAACATGTTATGGAGTGGTGGTGGAGTAAGAGGAATACAAGCTTTTGCTGATGCACTTCCTGGTTTAGAAGTTATTGCTGATGCTGTTGAAGCTAAAGGTGAACCAACTCCAGAAGATCAAAGAAAATTAGAAAATATTGCTAAAGCTATGGCTGAAAAGCTAAAAAGTGAAAGACAATAG
- a CDS encoding CTP synthase, with protein sequence MKKTKYVFVTGGVVSSLGKGITAASLGRLLKERGYSVTIQKFDPYINIDPGTMNPYEYGEVFVTNDGAETDLDLGHYERFLDENLTKYNNITTGKVYESVINKERKGQYLGKTVQVIPHITNEIKAKIELVGKENNSDIVITEIGGTVGDIESTPFLEAIRQFKYDVGRDNVLYIHVTLLPYLKAAGELKTKPSQHSVKELMSLGIRPDILVCRTEHPVSLDIKRKLSMFCDIDEDAVIEAPDAKTIYEVPLIMEENGLANVACKKLGIENKKPTLKTWKEIVRKIKHPTDRIKLAVVGKYIELKDAYISINESIEHAAYELGLKAEIHYIQAEELDTKTLEQFNGILIPGGFGDRGVQGKIDAIKFARENRIPFLGICLGMQSAVIEFSRNVLGMETANSTEFDKNTEFPVIDILLDQKNIKNLGGTMRLGLYPCKLEKDSLAYELYQEELIYERHRHRYEFNNIYKEIIQKNGLKISGTSPDGTLAEIVELPKELHPFFIAGQFHPEFKSRPGKPHPLFLGFVKAIYKRENN encoded by the coding sequence ATGAAAAAAACTAAGTATGTATTTGTAACAGGAGGAGTTGTATCATCTTTAGGAAAAGGGATTACAGCAGCGTCATTAGGAAGATTATTAAAAGAAAGAGGATATAGTGTAACTATTCAAAAATTTGATCCATATATAAATATAGATCCAGGAACAATGAATCCTTATGAGTATGGAGAAGTATTTGTAACTAATGATGGAGCTGAGACAGATTTGGACTTAGGTCATTATGAAAGATTTTTAGATGAAAATTTAACAAAATATAATAATATAACAACTGGTAAAGTATACGAATCTGTAATAAATAAAGAAAGAAAAGGTCAATATTTAGGGAAGACTGTTCAAGTAATTCCACATATAACAAATGAAATAAAAGCTAAAATAGAGTTAGTTGGAAAAGAAAATAATTCGGATATAGTTATAACAGAGATTGGTGGTACAGTTGGAGATATTGAATCTACACCTTTTTTAGAGGCTATAAGACAGTTTAAATATGATGTAGGAAGAGATAATGTTTTATATATTCATGTGACACTTTTGCCATATTTAAAGGCTGCTGGAGAATTAAAAACAAAGCCATCTCAGCATTCAGTAAAAGAACTAATGAGTTTAGGGATAAGGCCTGATATTTTAGTTTGTAGAACAGAACATCCTGTAAGTTTAGATATAAAAAGAAAATTATCAATGTTTTGTGATATTGATGAGGATGCTGTGATAGAAGCTCCAGATGCTAAGACAATTTATGAAGTGCCGCTTATAATGGAAGAGAACGGATTAGCTAACGTTGCATGTAAAAAATTAGGAATTGAAAATAAAAAACCAACTTTAAAGACTTGGAAAGAAATTGTAAGAAAAATTAAACATCCAACTGATAGGATTAAGTTGGCCGTTGTAGGAAAATATATTGAATTAAAGGATGCATATATAAGTATAAATGAGTCTATAGAGCATGCAGCATACGAACTTGGATTAAAAGCTGAAATTCATTATATTCAAGCAGAAGAGCTAGATACAAAGACTTTAGAACAGTTTAATGGAATATTAATTCCTGGTGGATTTGGAGATAGAGGAGTTCAAGGCAAAATTGATGCAATAAAATTTGCAAGAGAAAATAGAATTCCATTTTTAGGTATTTGTTTAGGGATGCAAAGTGCAGTAATTGAATTTTCTAGAAATGTTTTAGGTATGGAAACAGCTAACTCTACAGAATTTGATAAAAATACAGAGTTTCCAGTTATAGATATTTTATTAGATCAAAAAAATATTAAAAATTTAGGTGGAACAATGAGATTAGGACTTTATCCATGTAAATTGGAAAAAGATAGTTTAGCTTATGAGTTATATCAAGAGGAGCTTATATATGAAAGACATAGACATAGATATGAATTTAATAATATTTATAAAGAGATAATTCAAAAAAATGGTCTAAAAATATCTGGAACGTCTCCAGATGGAACTTTAGCAGAAATTGTAGAGTTACCTAAAGAGTTACACCCATTTTTTATAGCGGGTCAGTTTCATCCAGAATTTAAAAGTAGACCAGGAAAACCACACCCGCTATTTTTAGGGTTTGTAAAAGCTATTTATAAAAGAGAAAATAATTAG
- the lgt gene encoding prolipoprotein diacylglyceryl transferase: MNPIFLQIGSFKLSYYGLCYAIAFFIGIELLKKEADKKGISKNIIEDYAFVAMLSGLLGGRLYYVLFNYTYYFSHPQDIIAVWKGGMAIHGGIIGGFIGTLIYAHRKKLNPFLLGDMVAPLLLLGQGIGRFGNLANGEVHGVPTFTPLKVIFNLKPSFYQWYSSYNLMSLTEKAQYKELVPWGLVFPTSSPAGSEFPNLPLHPAMLYEATLNFIGFFFLYFFMRKKNYATGTIWWTYIIIYSINRIIVSFFRAEDLMLYGFRAPHVVSFIMLLIAAIIIIVINKKSGSDK, from the coding sequence ATGAATCCAATATTTTTACAAATAGGAAGTTTTAAATTAAGTTATTATGGATTATGTTACGCAATAGCGTTTTTTATAGGAATAGAATTATTAAAAAAAGAAGCTGATAAAAAAGGAATATCAAAAAATATTATTGAAGATTATGCTTTTGTTGCAATGCTGTCAGGACTTTTAGGAGGAAGATTGTATTATGTCTTGTTCAATTATACTTATTACTTTTCTCATCCTCAGGATATAATAGCTGTATGGAAAGGTGGAATGGCTATACATGGTGGTATAATTGGTGGATTTATAGGAACTTTAATCTATGCTCATAGGAAAAAGTTGAATCCATTTTTATTAGGAGATATGGTTGCACCATTGTTACTTTTAGGGCAAGGGATAGGTAGGTTTGGAAATTTAGCTAATGGAGAAGTACATGGTGTTCCAACATTTACTCCATTGAAAGTAATATTTAATTTAAAACCAAGTTTTTATCAATGGTATAGTAGTTATAATTTAATGAGTTTAACTGAAAAAGCTCAATATAAAGAGTTAGTTCCTTGGGGATTAGTATTTCCAACATCATCACCAGCAGGATCAGAATTTCCTAATTTGCCTCTTCATCCAGCAATGCTTTATGAAGCAACACTTAATTTTATAGGTTTTTTCTTTTTATATTTTTTTATGAGGAAAAAAAATTATGCTACGGGAACAATCTGGTGGACATATATAATAATATATAGTATTAATCGTATAATTGTGAGTTTCTTTAGAGCAGAAGATTTAATGCTGTATGGGTTTAGAGCCCCGCATGTTGTAAGTTTTATAATGTTGTTGATAGCAGCAATAATTATAATAGTTATTAATAAAAAATCAGGGAGTGATAAATAA
- a CDS encoding META domain-containing protein, whose amino-acid sequence MKKILGILLMISVLFGGCSSLTTKNKRLVGKEYILIQENSIPNVLIGFDEHNFYGFSGLNNYFGRYEKKGNKIKLEKLGSTLMAGSDKVMKMESEYLEKLDTVQTFKVEDDILIFNLKDGSTLQYKENKKVDKKLK is encoded by the coding sequence ATGAAAAAAATCTTAGGAATACTATTAATGATTTCAGTTTTATTTGGAGGGTGTTCAAGCTTGACAACAAAAAATAAAAGATTAGTAGGGAAAGAGTATATTTTAATTCAAGAGAATTCTATTCCAAATGTACTAATAGGGTTTGACGAACATAATTTTTATGGATTCTCTGGATTAAATAATTATTTTGGAAGATATGAGAAAAAAGGAAATAAAATCAAGTTAGAAAAATTAGGATCAACTTTAATGGCAGGTTCAGATAAAGTTATGAAGATGGAATCTGAATATTTAGAGAAGTTAGATACAGTTCAAACATTTAAAGTTGAAGATGACATATTAATTTTTAATTTAAAAGATGGGTCTACTTTACAATATAAGGAAAATAAAAAAGTTGACAAAAAGTTAAAATAA
- the tatC gene encoding twin-arginine translocase subunit TatC: MKNKNLTMLGHLAELRKRMLYIVVANLITTFICYEYSNILIEIFLKMNKSMKLVYLTPPELFLAYLKISLIGGIILALPITILQIWTFISPGLYRNERLYIVGSFIGGLLFFITGSYFAYKMVLPTMLEFFQKFQRDEIAQMISIGSYLDFVLSIIFTFGVVFEMPVLAALLAKLKLIKATTLKKKQPIMILIIFIVAAVMTPPDIISQIMLALPMILLLQLSIGICWLINKYQEE, translated from the coding sequence GTGAAAAATAAAAATTTAACAATGCTAGGACATTTAGCAGAGTTGAGAAAAAGGATGTTATATATCGTTGTTGCTAATTTAATTACAACGTTTATTTGTTATGAATATTCAAATATATTAATTGAAATATTTTTGAAAATGAATAAAAGTATGAAGTTGGTTTATTTAACTCCTCCAGAGTTATTTTTAGCTTATCTCAAAATATCTTTAATAGGAGGAATAATTTTAGCATTACCGATAACAATTTTACAGATATGGACCTTTATATCACCAGGTCTTTATAGAAATGAAAGATTATATATAGTTGGGTCTTTTATAGGAGGATTATTATTTTTTATAACTGGAAGCTACTTTGCTTATAAGATGGTATTACCAACAATGTTAGAGTTTTTTCAAAAATTCCAAAGAGATGAGATTGCTCAAATGATTTCGATAGGGTCATATTTAGATTTCGTATTAAGTATTATTTTTACTTTTGGAGTTGTATTTGAAATGCCTGTTTTAGCAGCTTTATTAGCAAAATTAAAGCTTATAAAAGCAACAACATTAAAGAAAAAACAACCAATTATGATATTAATAATATTTATAGTAGCAGCAGTAATGACACCACCAGACATAATATCTCAAATTATGTTAGCACTTCCAATGATATTATTATTACAGTTAAGTATAGGTATTTGTTGGTTAATAAATAAATATCAGGAGGAATAA
- a CDS encoding molybdopterin molybdotransferase MoeA, with translation MRFFKTVSLKEAIDSIVSKLDKELKIEEVLLKNSLNKIIAENIVSNIDLPSFNRSTVDGYAVKAKDIYGASEFSPIPLKNIGDAKMGEENISKIELGQCMYIPTGGMLPVGADAMVMIEDCEALGEEILVNKGVAQLSNIIVKGSEIKKDDCLVKSDERITSSHIGVLSSIGISKVKVYEKIKFAIISTGDEIVELGKELKIGEVYDINTNIFRALIEEGLGEVTNTFLVKDNLSILSSTLKEALETAHVVLISGGSSVGVRDFTEKAIEDIGGNIFVHGISLKPGKPTIIAKYKNKFIFGMPGHPQSGVNVFKALVEPIFLNKKRVKIYGKLKENIYGDPGKTCFINVKLKTEDQKVQVYPVVSKSSMIRPILDGDGYIVIPEHKEGLYKGELVEVVLNV, from the coding sequence ATGAGATTTTTTAAAACAGTGAGTTTAAAAGAAGCTATAGATAGTATAGTATCAAAATTAGATAAAGAATTAAAAATAGAAGAGGTCTTATTAAAGAACTCTTTAAATAAAATTATAGCAGAAAATATAGTATCAAATATAGATTTACCATCATTTAATAGGTCTACAGTAGATGGTTATGCTGTAAAAGCTAAAGACATTTATGGAGCTAGTGAATTTTCTCCAATCCCTTTAAAAAATATAGGAGATGCGAAAATGGGAGAGGAAAATATTAGTAAGATAGAGTTAGGCCAGTGTATGTATATTCCAACTGGAGGTATGCTTCCTGTTGGAGCAGACGCTATGGTTATGATAGAGGATTGTGAAGCTTTAGGTGAAGAGATATTAGTTAATAAAGGTGTCGCACAACTTTCAAATATAATTGTAAAGGGATCTGAGATAAAAAAAGATGATTGCTTAGTTAAATCAGACGAAAGAATAACATCAAGTCATATAGGTGTTTTATCTTCTATTGGAATCTCTAAAGTTAAAGTTTACGAGAAAATAAAATTTGCAATTATTTCTACAGGAGATGAAATTGTAGAGTTAGGAAAAGAATTAAAAATAGGTGAGGTTTATGATATAAATACAAATATTTTTAGAGCTCTAATAGAGGAGGGATTAGGAGAGGTTACCAACACATTTTTAGTAAAAGATAATTTAAGCATACTATCATCAACATTAAAGGAAGCTTTGGAAACAGCTCATGTTGTATTAATCTCTGGTGGAAGTTCTGTAGGAGTGAGAGATTTTACAGAAAAAGCGATAGAAGATATAGGTGGTAATATATTTGTTCATGGAATATCTTTAAAACCTGGAAAGCCCACAATAATAGCAAAATATAAAAATAAATTTATCTTTGGAATGCCAGGACACCCTCAATCAGGAGTAAATGTTTTTAAAGCTCTGGTTGAACCAATATTTTTAAATAAAAAAAGAGTGAAAATATATGGGAAGTTAAAAGAAAATATTTATGGTGACCCTGGAAAAACATGCTTCATAAATGTTAAGTTAAAGACAGAGGATCAAAAAGTACAAGTTTATCCAGTTGTTAGTAAGTCTTCTATGATAAGACCAATTTTAGATGGAGATGGTTATATAGTTATACCAGAACATAAAGAAGGGCTTTATAAAGGAGAGTTAGTGGAGGTTGTATTAAATGTCTAA
- a CDS encoding alanine racemase produces MNKKNISSLTTPSFLVNLDALENNIKKYQNLADENLVELFPMLKTHKSSEITKMQIEAGAKGVLVGTLDEAESVVKKSGVTKVMLAYPVIGDSNLDRIIALSAQCELFVAFDNEIPAIELSKKLGKNTINYQIIINSGLNRFGVSPEESVNLYNSLQKYPNLVFKGISTHTGQVYGFSKNHVNEITEKEINVMTLAKNLLVENGAIVEFVATGTTPTFENAIKSKEITVSRPGNYVFFDAIQIALGAAEENDCALTVLATVVSHPSEDLFILDCGSKCLGLDQGAHGNSLTKGFGIVKNHPELTVIGLSEEVAKVKKEGPSALKIGDKIEIIPNHSCSAANMTNYLIGHRAGTIEKIIEVDIRGNSRKISLD; encoded by the coding sequence ATGAACAAAAAAAATATATCATCATTAACTACACCAAGTTTTTTAGTTAATTTAGATGCATTAGAAAATAATATAAAAAAATATCAAAATTTAGCTGATGAAAATCTTGTAGAATTATTCCCTATGCTAAAAACTCATAAAAGTAGCGAAATTACTAAAATGCAAATTGAGGCTGGGGCTAAAGGTGTTTTAGTTGGAACTTTAGATGAGGCTGAATCTGTTGTAAAAAAAAGTGGAGTAACTAAAGTTATGCTTGCCTATCCTGTTATTGGAGATAGTAACTTAGATAGAATAATTGCTCTTAGTGCACAATGTGAATTATTTGTTGCTTTTGACAATGAAATTCCTGCAATTGAACTTTCAAAAAAATTAGGTAAAAATACAATTAATTATCAAATTATAATAAATAGTGGTTTAAATAGATTTGGAGTGTCACCTGAAGAAAGTGTTAATTTATATAATTCATTACAAAAATATCCTAACCTTGTTTTCAAAGGTATTTCTACTCATACTGGTCAAGTATATGGTTTTTCAAAAAATCATGTTAATGAAATCACAGAAAAAGAGATTAATGTAATGACTTTAGCTAAAAATCTTTTAGTTGAAAATGGTGCTATTGTTGAATTTGTTGCTACTGGAACTACTCCAACTTTTGAAAATGCCATAAAATCTAAAGAAATAACAGTTTCTAGACCTGGAAACTATGTCTTCTTTGATGCTATTCAAATAGCTTTAGGTGCTGCAGAAGAAAACGATTGTGCTTTAACTGTTTTAGCAACTGTGGTTTCTCATCCATCTGAAGATTTATTTATTCTTGATTGTGGTAGTAAATGTTTAGGACTTGATCAAGGAGCACACGGAAACTCTTTAACAAAAGGATTTGGAATTGTTAAAAATCATCCTGAACTTACTGTTATTGGATTATCTGAGGAAGTGGCAAAAGTAAAAAAAGAGGGCCCTTCGGCCCTAAAAATTGGTGATAAAATTGAAATTATCCCTAACCATTCATGTTCAGCAGCTAATATGACAAACTACTTAATAGGTCATAGAGCCGGAACTATTGAAAAAATTATTGAGGTTGATATTAGAGGAAATTCTAGAAAAATTTCTCTTGACTAA
- a CDS encoding molybdopterin biosynthesis protein: MSKRNIYIDNIDVELALEKYFSEISFDFKSEKISVLDSVGRVTYKAVYANYCSPTYAASAMDGIFLFSEKIKEATEVTPVYLNENDFKYVNTGNPLDLSLGDCVVMIEELIELEDGNFKIIKNAKPWQHIRPIGEDIVVGEMLIKSNHKILPQDLGALITGGIKEIEVYKKPIVAIIPTGDEVIDIFKEEFKEKSVIDCNSYIFSAQIKEWGAIPHIQEKLKDNYNEMKKTLNELSKKYDVLVVNAGSSAGSKDYTKSVIEEIGEVVIHGVAIKPGKPTILGKINGKPVIGIPGYPVSAYLAMDIFMKPLLEKMTNIFNVENFIEGKLGKNIASSLKHKELVRVTLHKSKDEYIVMPLARGAGITTSLSKADGILEISKSVEGIGLGERVKVRLLKPLKEIDNNLVSIGSHDIIMDLIGDSIKLCSTHVGSFGGILAIKQRNTDIAPIHMLDEENGEYNVSFIKKYFPDEDMMLVKGVERIQGLIVQKGNPLNLKEIKDILEKNVKFVNRQRGSGTRILLDYWLRDESLDYRNLKGYDYEVATHLDVAMAIKNETADVGLGIMEAAKIADLDFIPLAKEEYDFLINPEIKNSEKIKEFIKFLKSDFIKRKIESLDGYSLNKPGEVIEIKCSR, translated from the coding sequence ATGTCTAAAAGAAATATTTATATAGATAATATTGATGTAGAATTAGCTTTAGAAAAATATTTTTCAGAAATATCTTTTGATTTTAAAAGTGAAAAAATATCAGTTTTAGATTCAGTAGGAAGAGTTACTTATAAAGCAGTTTATGCTAATTATTGTTCTCCTACATATGCAGCAAGCGCAATGGATGGAATTTTTCTTTTTTCAGAAAAAATAAAAGAAGCGACGGAAGTAACCCCTGTGTACTTAAATGAAAATGATTTTAAATATGTAAATACAGGAAATCCACTGGATTTATCTTTAGGGGATTGTGTTGTTATGATTGAAGAGTTAATTGAATTAGAGGATGGAAACTTTAAAATTATAAAGAATGCAAAGCCGTGGCAACACATAAGGCCAATAGGTGAAGATATTGTAGTAGGAGAAATGTTAATAAAGTCGAATCATAAAATTTTACCTCAAGATTTAGGAGCACTTATAACTGGAGGAATAAAGGAGATAGAGGTTTATAAAAAACCAATAGTAGCTATTATTCCAACAGGAGATGAAGTTATAGACATATTTAAAGAGGAATTTAAGGAGAAATCGGTAATCGATTGTAATTCATATATATTTTCAGCTCAAATAAAAGAGTGGGGTGCGATACCTCATATTCAAGAAAAGTTAAAAGATAATTATAATGAAATGAAAAAAACATTAAATGAACTTTCTAAAAAATATGATGTTTTAGTTGTAAATGCGGGGTCTTCAGCAGGTAGTAAAGATTATACAAAAAGTGTGATTGAAGAGATAGGAGAGGTTGTTATTCATGGGGTAGCAATTAAACCTGGAAAACCAACAATATTAGGAAAAATAAATGGAAAACCAGTTATAGGAATACCAGGCTATCCAGTTTCAGCATATTTAGCGATGGATATATTTATGAAACCACTTTTAGAAAAGATGACTAATATTTTTAATGTTGAAAATTTTATAGAGGGAAAATTAGGAAAAAATATAGCATCGTCTTTAAAACATAAAGAGCTTGTGAGAGTAACTTTACATAAAAGCAAAGATGAATATATAGTAATGCCTTTAGCTAGAGGAGCAGGTATTACAACGAGTTTATCAAAAGCGGATGGAATTTTGGAAATATCTAAATCAGTTGAAGGGATTGGTTTAGGAGAGAGAGTAAAGGTAAGGTTATTAAAACCATTAAAAGAGATAGATAATAATTTAGTATCAATAGGAAGTCATGATATTATTATGGACTTAATTGGAGATTCTATAAAGTTATGCTCTACTCATGTGGGAAGTTTCGGAGGGATATTAGCAATAAAACAGAGAAATACAGATATTGCACCTATTCATATGTTAGATGAAGAAAATGGAGAATATAATGTTTCTTTTATAAAAAAATATTTTCCCGATGAGGATATGATGTTGGTAAAAGGTGTAGAAAGAATCCAGGGGTTAATAGTCCAAAAAGGAAACCCTTTAAATTTAAAAGAAATCAAAGATATATTAGAAAAAAATGTTAAATTTGTAAATAGACAAAGAGGATCAGGAACGAGAATACTTTTAGACTATTGGTTGAGAGATGAAAGCTTAGATTATAGAAATTTGAAAGGCTATGATTATGAAGTTGCAACTCATTTAGATGTAGCAATGGCTATAAAAAATGAAACAGCTGATGTTGGATTAGGAATAATGGAAGCTGCTAAAATAGCAGATTTAGATTTTATTCCCTTGGCTAAAGAGGAGTATGATTTTTTAATAAATCCAGAGATAAAAAATAGTGAAAAAATTAAAGAATTTATTAAATTTTTAAAATCTGATTTTATAAAGAGAAAAATAGAGAGTTTAGATGGATATAGTTTAAATAAACCAGGTGAAGTTATAGAAATAAAATGCTCGAGATAA